In one Myotis daubentonii chromosome 1, mMyoDau2.1, whole genome shotgun sequence genomic region, the following are encoded:
- the MFSD10 gene encoding major facilitator superfamily domain-containing protein 10 isoform X1 has product MGWGAGGSCTPHPPIRQQPASETRVVTVVFLGLLLDLLAFTLLLPLLPGLLESHGRAHDPLYGSWQRGVDWFAAAIGVPAEKRYNSVLFGGLIGSLFSVLQFLSAPLTGAVSDCLGRRPVMLLSLAGLATSYAVWAASESFAAFLASRVIGGISKGNVSLSTAIVADLGSPPARSRGMAVIGVAFSLGFTLGPMLGACLPLRMAPWLALLFAVSDLLFLFCFLPETLPPEKRAPSPTLGFRAAAHLLSPLALLRFSAVAHGQDPPAGDRLSHLRRLGLVYFLYLFLFSGLEYTLSFLTHQRFQFSSLQQGKMFFFIGLTMATIQGTYARRISPGGEIAAVKRAILLLVPAFLLIGWGRSLPVLGLGLLLYSFAAAVVVPCLSSVVAGYGSPGQKGTIMGTLRSLGALARALGPTVAASVYWLTGALACFTVCSGLFLLPFLLLRPLRPPARTLKEE; this is encoded by the exons CTGGCCTTCacgctgctgctgcccctgctgcccgggctgctGGAGAGCCACGGCCGCGCACAT GACCCTCTCTATGGCTCCTGGCAGCGAGGGGTGGACTGGTTTGCTGCAGCCATCGGGGTGCCCGCAGAGAAGAGATACAACAGCGTCCTGTTCGGAG GTCTGATTGGCTCACTCTTCTCAGTCCTGCAGTTCCTCTCGGCACCGCTCACGGGGGCCGTCTCCGACTGCCTGGGGAGGCGCCCAGTGATGCTGCTGTCGCTG GCAGGTCTGGCCACCTCTTATGCTGTGTGGGCTGCGTCCGAGAGCTTCGCAGCCTTCCTGGCCTCCAGGGTGATTGGCGGCATCAGCAAGGGGAACGTCAGTCTCTCCACGGCCATCGTTGCCGACCTGGGCTCTCCGCCCGCCCGAAGCAGAGGCATG GCAGTCATCGGAGTGGCCTTCTCGCTGGGCTTCACGCTGGGCCCCATGCTGGGCGCCTGCCTCCCTTTGCGGATGGCACCCTGGCTCGCCCTGCTCTTCGCTGTCTCGGACCTACTATTTCTCTTCTGCTTCCTGCCGGAGACGCTGCCCCCAGAGAAGCGG gctccctcccccaccctgggcTTCCGAGCTGCCGCCCACTTGCTCAGTCCCTTGGCCCTGCTgcgcttctccgctgtggcccaTGGCCAGGACCCGCCCGCTGGAGACA GGCTCAGCCACCTGCGCCGCCTGGGCCTGGTCTACTTCCTCTACCTCTTCCTGTTCTCGGGCCTGGAGTACACGCTGAGCTTCCTCACCCACCAGCGCTTCCAGTTCAGCAG CCTGCAGCAGGGAAAGATGTTTTTCTTCATCGGCCTCACCATGGCCACCATCCAGGGCACCTATGCCCGGCGGATTAGCCCCGGCGGGGAAATTGCAGCTGTGAAACGG GCCATCCTGCTGCTGGTCCCCGCCTTCCTCCTCATCGGCTGGGGGCGCTCGCtgcctgtgctgggcctggggctgctgctctACTCCTTCG CTGCCGCTGTCGTGGTGCCCTGTCTGTCCTCCGTGGTCGCCGGCTATG gCTCGCCTGGGCAGAAGGGCACCATCATGGGGACGCTGCGGAGCCtgggtgccctggccagggcattgGGGCCCACGGTGGCCGCCTCAG TGTACTGGCTGACGGGCGCCCTGGCCTGCTTCACCGTGTGCTCGGggctcttcctgctccccttcctcctcctgcggCCCCTGCGACCTCCAGCACGGACACTCAAGGAGGAGTAG
- the MFSD10 gene encoding major facilitator superfamily domain-containing protein 10 isoform X2 has protein sequence MGWGAGGSCTPHPPIRQQPASETRVVTVVFLGLLLDLLAFTLLLPLLPGLLESHGRAHDPLYGSWQRGVDWFAAAIGVPAEKRYNSVLFGGLIGSLFSVLQFLSAPLTGAVSDCLGRRPVMLLSLAGLATSYAVWAASESFAAFLASRVIGGISKGNVSLSTAIVADLGSPPARSRGMAVIGVAFSLGFTLGPMLGACLPLRMAPWLALLFAVSDLLFLFCFLPETLPPEKRAPSPTLGFRAAAHLLSPLALLRFSAVAHGQDPPAGDRLSHLRRLGLVYFLYLFLFSGLEYTLSFLTHQRFQFSSLQQGKMFFFIGLTMATIQGTYARRISPGGEIAAVKRAILLLVPAFLLIGWGRSLPVLGLGLLLYSFAAAVVVPCLSSVVAGYVYWLTGALACFTVCSGLFLLPFLLLRPLRPPARTLKEE, from the exons CTGGCCTTCacgctgctgctgcccctgctgcccgggctgctGGAGAGCCACGGCCGCGCACAT GACCCTCTCTATGGCTCCTGGCAGCGAGGGGTGGACTGGTTTGCTGCAGCCATCGGGGTGCCCGCAGAGAAGAGATACAACAGCGTCCTGTTCGGAG GTCTGATTGGCTCACTCTTCTCAGTCCTGCAGTTCCTCTCGGCACCGCTCACGGGGGCCGTCTCCGACTGCCTGGGGAGGCGCCCAGTGATGCTGCTGTCGCTG GCAGGTCTGGCCACCTCTTATGCTGTGTGGGCTGCGTCCGAGAGCTTCGCAGCCTTCCTGGCCTCCAGGGTGATTGGCGGCATCAGCAAGGGGAACGTCAGTCTCTCCACGGCCATCGTTGCCGACCTGGGCTCTCCGCCCGCCCGAAGCAGAGGCATG GCAGTCATCGGAGTGGCCTTCTCGCTGGGCTTCACGCTGGGCCCCATGCTGGGCGCCTGCCTCCCTTTGCGGATGGCACCCTGGCTCGCCCTGCTCTTCGCTGTCTCGGACCTACTATTTCTCTTCTGCTTCCTGCCGGAGACGCTGCCCCCAGAGAAGCGG gctccctcccccaccctgggcTTCCGAGCTGCCGCCCACTTGCTCAGTCCCTTGGCCCTGCTgcgcttctccgctgtggcccaTGGCCAGGACCCGCCCGCTGGAGACA GGCTCAGCCACCTGCGCCGCCTGGGCCTGGTCTACTTCCTCTACCTCTTCCTGTTCTCGGGCCTGGAGTACACGCTGAGCTTCCTCACCCACCAGCGCTTCCAGTTCAGCAG CCTGCAGCAGGGAAAGATGTTTTTCTTCATCGGCCTCACCATGGCCACCATCCAGGGCACCTATGCCCGGCGGATTAGCCCCGGCGGGGAAATTGCAGCTGTGAAACGG GCCATCCTGCTGCTGGTCCCCGCCTTCCTCCTCATCGGCTGGGGGCGCTCGCtgcctgtgctgggcctggggctgctgctctACTCCTTCG CTGCCGCTGTCGTGGTGCCCTGTCTGTCCTCCGTGGTCGCCGGCTATG TGTACTGGCTGACGGGCGCCCTGGCCTGCTTCACCGTGTGCTCGGggctcttcctgctccccttcctcctcctgcggCCCCTGCGACCTCCAGCACGGACACTCAAGGAGGAGTAG